AACGTCGGGATGTCGTCGTCGCGCACGAACATCAGGTCGATCGGGAAATTCTCGACGCGCGCGGCAAGGTCGTTCTTGCCGTGCTGGATGCGCAGGCCCGCATCGCGCAGCAGGTCGCGGCTGTAGTCCGACAAACGCCCCGATTTCTGGATGGCGAGGTGCAGCCGGCCGGTGTCGAACGTCATGCGCCCTCTCCGCTGCGCTCGAGCGCCAGCCGGTAGCCCTGGTGCGGCTCCTCCTTCAGGAAGCGGGCGACGCGGACGACGGTGGTGGTGCTGACCCCGGTCGCCTCGTGGATGTCGCGGTAGCTGAGGCCACCCTGGCTGAGCAGGCGCGCGACGTGCCAGCGCTCGGCCAGCGCCCTGATCTCGGCGCGGGTGCAGAGATCGGCGAGCAGCCGCTCCATCTCGTCCGGCGTCTCCGGCGTGAGCAGGGCGCGGCACAGATCGGCGACCAGAGCCTGCGGGTCGCGGAGGGGAGCGAAATCGGTTTTCGAATCGGCCATGGATCGTTCTACTGTGTTATCACGCTGTAACAAGTAGGCCAGATAGGGGCGAACCGGGAAGCGCGCAACCTCTCAATCCCGGAATGTCCGTCTTTTGTCTGGCTATGGGCCGGTCAGGTCAGCCAGTCGGGGAGCTTGTCGGCGCGGATCAGCGCTTCGATGTCCTGGCGCTCGCGCACCACCGCCCAGCGATCGCCGTCGACCAGCACTTCGGCGGTCAGCGGTCGGCTGTTATAGGTGCTCGCCATGGTCGCGGCATAAGCGCCGGCGGTGCGGAAGACGACGAGGTCTCCGGGCGCGACCGCGCCCATGTGGCGGCCGGTGGCGAAGGTGTCGCCGCTCTCGCACACCGGGCCGACGACATTGGCGACCATCTCGCGCCCGCTCGGCCGGACCGGCTCGATCGCGTGCCAGGCGTCGTAGAGGCTGGGGCGCATCAGGTCGTTCATCGCGGCATCGAGGATCACGAACGGATCGGTCGCGCCGGGCTTCACGCGGATGACCTCGCTCAGCAGCACGCCGGCATTGGCGACGATAAGCCGACCCGGCTCGAAGATCAGCCGGACGTCCCAGTCGCGGGTGATGCGCACGACCATATGGCCGTAATCATAGGGGCTGGGCGGCGGCGGCTGGTCGAGATCGTAGGGTACGCCGAGGCCGCCGCCGAGATCGGCGTGGGTGATGACGTGGCCGGCGGCGCGCAGGTCGCCGATCAGCGCCCCCAGTTTCTCGAAGGCGGCGGCGAGCGGGGCGAGATCGGTGAGTTGGCTGCCGATATGGACGGCGACGCCCTGGACCTGGAGACCCGGAAGGTCGCGGGCCTGGGCATAAGCGGCCGGCGCGTCCGCGATGGCGACGCCGAACTTGTTGTGGGCGGAGCCGGTCGAGATCTTGGCATGTGTGCCCGCCTCGACGTCGGGGTTGACGCGGAAGGCCACCGGCGCGGTGCGGCCGAGCGACACCGCGACCTCGGACAGCATCTCGGCTTCCTCGATCGATTCCAGGTTGAACTGGCAGAGCCCGCCAGACAGCGCATGCGCCATCTCCGCGGCCGTCTTGCCTACGCCCGAGAAGACAATCCTCTCGGCCGGAACGCCGGCCGCGACAGCCCGGCGATATTCGCCGACCGAGACAACGTCGGCGCCGAGGCCTTCCGCCGCCAGAGTGGCGATCACGGCGGCATTGGGATTGGCCTTCACCGCGAAGGCGACGAGCGGATCGGTGACGCCGGCGAGCGCTTCCTTGAACACGCGGGCGTGGCGCTGCATCGTCGCGGAGGAATAGACATAGACCGGGGTGCCGACCGCCTCGGCGATCTCGGCGAGCGGCACGTCCTCGCAATGAAGCTCGCCGTTGCGGGGGTGGAAATGGTCCATGTCTGTCAATCGCCCAATATGTTCGCGAGCATGCGGTCGCCGTCGCGGGTAAGGATGGATTCGGGGTGGAATTGCAACCCCGTCTGCATCGCCTCGCGGTCGCTGATCGCCATCGCCATGCCGTCGATCGCGGCGTGGACGCGGAAGCGGGCGGGGACGTCGCGCGTGCAGAGCGAGTGGTAGCGGCCGATATGGATCGGCCCCGGCAGGCCTGCGAAAGGACCGGCACCGTCATGGGCGAGGCTGGTCGCCTTGCCGTGAACGGGCTCGGTCGCCCGGCTGACCGTGCCGCCGGCCTGATGGACGATCGCCTGGTGGCCGAGGCAGACGCCGAGCAGAGGCACGCGGCCGAGCGCGAGCCCGATCAGATCGACCATGCAGCCGGCATCCTCGGGCCGCCCGGGGCCGGGGGAGAGGACGATCAGCGCGCCTTTCTCCTGGGCGAGCGCCAGCGCATCCGCCGCGGCGACGCTGTTGCGCAGCACACGCACGTCGGCGCCGAGCCGCTCGAACGCCTCGACCAGGTTGAAGGTGAAGCTGTCGAGATTGTCGATGAGGAGGACGGACCGGGTCACGCGGCTGCTCCGGTGGCGGCGAGGACGGAGAGCAGGGCCGAGGCCTTGCGCCTTGTCTCGTCGGCTTCGCGCTGCGGATCGGAATCGTAGACGACGCCCGCGCCGGCGCGGACATAGGCGATGCCGTCCTTGACCACCGCCGATCGGATGACGACGCCCGTATCCATCAGCCCCTCGCCGTTGATCCAGCCGATGGCGCCGCCATAGGGGCCCCTTTTGGTAACTTCGAACTCGCGCAGTAACTGGGTGGCGCGGATCTTGGGCGCGCCGGTCAGCGTGCCGACGTTGAGGCAGGCCTGCAGCGCATGGAGCGCATCGAGGCCGTCGCGCAGGCGGCCTGTGACGGACGAGACGAGATGCATCACGCGGGCGTAGCGCTCGACGCTCATCAGCCGGGCGACGCGGCGCGTGCCCGACCGGCTGACGCGGGCGACGTCATTCCTCGCCAGATCGACCAGCATCATATGTTCGGCGGTCTCCTTCTGGTCGAGCCGCATCTCCGCCTCGAGCCGGTCGTCCTCGTCGTCAGTGAGGCCGCGCGGGCGGGTGCCGGCGATCGGCTTCACCTCGACCTCGTGCGCGCCCTCGCCGCCGAACACGCGAACCGACGTCTCGGGCGAGGCGCCGAACAGGATGTGGTCGGGGCCGGCGACGAAGAACTGGTAGGGGCTGGGATCGAGCCGGCGCTGGGCGGCGTAGCTCAGCAGCGGTCTGGGGCAGGGCGCACGGAACGTGCGCGACGGCACGATCTGGTAGACGTCGCCCTCCGCGATATGCGCGCGCAGCTTCGAGACGATCGCGCCATAGGCTTCGTCGTCGAGGTCGACCGCGGTCGCCTCCGCGGCGGTGGGGACAGGCGGTTCGGGAAGCGCGGCGACGCTGGCGCAGCGCTCGACGAGCGCGGCGAGCCTCCGGGAGGCGTCGTGATAGGCCGCTTCGCCCGGCCCGAAGGCGGTGCAGAGGGCCCGCGGCCTGGCCCCGGGCTCGAACACGATCAGCGATTCCGCGAGCCAGAACACATAATCGGGGAAGCCGAGTGGGTCCTCTGCATTGGCCGGCAAGGTCTCGAACAAGTCGGCCTGATCGAACGCGACTACGCCCAATGCGGCGATCGTGAACGGCTCCTCCTTCGATGCCGGGACGAAACCGGTGGCCGCGCGCAGCGCGTCGAGCGGCGAGGGGGCGAGCAAGCGGGCTTCGGCGTCGTCGCCCTTCGGACCGGGGAAGCGCAGCGTGAGCCTGCGCGGCGCCGATGCCACGACCCGCGCGTCGAGCCGCCTCGCCACCGAAGCCAGCACCTGCTCGCCCCCGTTCGACAAGGCGAACAGGGTCACCTCGGGGCCGCGGCATTCGATCCGCACCGCCGCCTGGTCCATCAGCAGGGTCGGGCCGACGCTGCGCTCCAGCAGGAAGGTATCGGCGCGGCGGCCGTTGTCGGTGAGCGTCGCATAGAGCGCGAGCGGGTCGGGATGGGCAGGGAGACGGCGCTGGAGAGCCAGCGCCTGGCCTTCGGCGAGCGGCTGCATCAGAGCGTGCGTCCGACTGCGCGGACGACCGGGGCGAGCGCTTCCATCAGCGCCTTGAACTGGTCCGGGTAGAGCGATTGCGCGCCGTCCGACAAGGCGACCGCCGGGTTCTCGTGCACTTCGACGAGCAGACCGTCGGCGCCGCACGCCGCTGCCGCCAGCGACATCGGGATGACGAGATCGCGCACGCCGGTGCCGTGGCTCGGATCGACCAGCACGGGCAGGTGGGTCTTCTGCTTGATGTAGGGGATCGCGTTGAGGTCGAGCGTGTTGCGGGTGGCCGTCTCGAACGTGCGGATGCCGCGCTCGACCAGCACGATCTGGTCGTTGCCGGCGGCGAGCAGATATTCGGCGGCGAGCAGCAATTCCTCGATTCTGGCCGACATGCCGCGCTTCAGCACGACCGGCTTGCCGGCCTTGCCGACGGCGCGGAGCAGGGAGAAATTCTGCATGTTGCGCGCGCCAATCTGGAGCGCGCCGGCATATTCCACGACGAGATCCAGGTCGGCGGTGTCCATGACCTCGGTCACCACCGGCATGCCGAGTTCGTCGCCGACCTCGCGCAGAATCTTGAGCCCGGCCGGGCCGTGGCCGGAAAAGCCATAGGGGCTGGTGCGCGGCTTGTAGGCGCCGGCGCGGATCGCCGCCGCGCCCGACTCCTTGGCCGCGAGCGCGCTGGCGCGAAGCTGCTCATGGGTCTCGACCGCGCAGGGGCCGGCGATGACCTGGAACGCGGCGCCGCCGATCGCGACCTTGCCGATGCGGACGATCGTGTCGTGCGGGTGGAGCTCGCGGCTCACCAATTTGTACGGGGCAAGGATCGGCTTCACCGCCTCCACCATCGGATGGCTTTCGAGCTGCAAACCGGCGAGCACGCGTTCGTCGCCGAGCGCGCCGAGGACGACGCGTTCCGAGCCGGGCATGTGCAGCGGTTTCAGCCCGGCGCCGGAGATGCGGGCGAGGATTTCCTCGGCGGAACGGGACGTGGCTTCGGGTTTCAGGACGATGATCATGGAGCGGTTTCCGGATGGGAGGAGACGAAAAAAAGCCCGCCTGAGGCGGGCCTGGTCGGGTGGATCGGGGTCCTCTCGCGGCGAGAGGAAGCGTCAATCTACGAGGCGCGCCAACGGCATTCGGTCGAGGGCCAGCGCCACCAAGTGTTCGACACGCGCGCGTCCGCGGCGGCGGGAGCCGCGGCGGAAACAGCAAAGGCGAAGCGCGTCGTCATCGGGCCAAGGCTAGGCGAGTTGGCAGCGGCGCGTCAACCGAGCTTTGCTGCGCGGCAGAATCAGGCGAGGTGGCGCGCCAGCACGACGAAGGCGAGATCGCGGGTTCGCGGCAGGCCGAAGCGCGGATCGTCGAGCGGGAAGGGGCGCTCTTCGCCCGTGCGGGCGTAGCCGCGGCGTTCGTAATAAGCGATCAGCTCGGGCCGCTGGCGGATCACCGTCATCTCGATCCGGCGGGCGCCGAACAAGGCCTGCGCGTCATGCTCGGCCGCCGCGATCAGCAATTTGCCGAGGCCGCCGGCCTGTCGCCCCGGATCGACCGACAGCATGCCGAGATAGGCGGTGCCATGGCCCTTGTCGCTGATCTGGACGCAGCCGACGATCGCGCCCTCGTCGACCGCGACGAGCATACGCTGCCGGGGGTCGGCCAGGATCTCGGCCAAGCCGGCCTCGTCAGTGCGCTGGCCGCCGAGCAGGTCGGCCTCGTGGGTCCAGCCCATGCGGGCGCTGTCGCCGCGATAAGCGCTTTCGACCAACGCGTGCAGGCGGGGCAGGTCGGCGGGGGTGGCGGTCCGGATCGAGCGCGCGGTCATCGCCGCGCTATGACGCGCGCACGCCCGCAGCGCCAGAGCGAAGAGGGCTTAGCGGCGCGCGCCGCCGCCGAGAGCGCGGTAAAGATCGATCGCGGCTTCGAGCCGCTCCTGCAACGCCACGGCCCGCGCATCCTCGGCATCGACGAGACCGCCCTCGGCGTCGAGAACGACCTGGAGGTCGGCTTCCCCTTCGAGATATTGCAGCCGCGCGAGCCGGGCCGTGGTGCGCGCCTCGGCGACCGCGTCGGACAGCAGGATTTCGCGCTCCGCCGAGCGGGCGACTCCCGCCAACGCATCCTCGGTCTCCGACAGAGCAGTGAGCAGGGTCTTGCGATAGAGTTCGACGCTCTCGTGCTGCGAGGCCGTGGCATAATCCAACCCGCCCTGCAGCCGCGCGCGGTCGAAGATCGGCGCGAGG
This portion of the Sphingomonas sp. LY54 genome encodes:
- a CDS encoding anthranilate synthase component II; its protein translation is MTRSVLLIDNLDSFTFNLVEAFERLGADVRVLRNSVAAADALALAQEKGALIVLSPGPGRPEDAGCMVDLIGLALGRVPLLGVCLGHQAIVHQAGGTVSRATEPVHGKATSLAHDGAGPFAGLPGPIHIGRYHSLCTRDVPARFRVHAAIDGMAMAISDREAMQTGLQFHPESILTRDGDRMLANILGD
- a CDS encoding YerC/YecD family TrpR-related protein — its product is MADSKTDFAPLRDPQALVADLCRALLTPETPDEMERLLADLCTRAEIRALAERWHVARLLSQGGLSYRDIHEATGVSTTTVVRVARFLKEEPHQGYRLALERSGEGA
- the aroF gene encoding 3-deoxy-7-phosphoheptulonate synthase; the protein is MIIVLKPEATSRSAEEILARISGAGLKPLHMPGSERVVLGALGDERVLAGLQLESHPMVEAVKPILAPYKLVSRELHPHDTIVRIGKVAIGGAAFQVIAGPCAVETHEQLRASALAAKESGAAAIRAGAYKPRTSPYGFSGHGPAGLKILREVGDELGMPVVTEVMDTADLDLVVEYAGALQIGARNMQNFSLLRAVGKAGKPVVLKRGMSARIEELLLAAEYLLAAGNDQIVLVERGIRTFETATRNTLDLNAIPYIKQKTHLPVLVDPSHGTGVRDLVIPMSLAAAACGADGLLVEVHENPAVALSDGAQSLYPDQFKALMEALAPVVRAVGRTL
- the lysA gene encoding diaminopimelate decarboxylase; its protein translation is MDHFHPRNGELHCEDVPLAEIAEAVGTPVYVYSSATMQRHARVFKEALAGVTDPLVAFAVKANPNAAVIATLAAEGLGADVVSVGEYRRAVAAGVPAERIVFSGVGKTAAEMAHALSGGLCQFNLESIEEAEMLSEVAVSLGRTAPVAFRVNPDVEAGTHAKISTGSAHNKFGVAIADAPAAYAQARDLPGLQVQGVAVHIGSQLTDLAPLAAAFEKLGALIGDLRAAGHVITHADLGGGLGVPYDLDQPPPPSPYDYGHMVVRITRDWDVRLIFEPGRLIVANAGVLLSEVIRVKPGATDPFVILDAAMNDLMRPSLYDAWHAIEPVRPSGREMVANVVGPVCESGDTFATGRHMGAVAPGDLVVFRTAGAYAATMASTYNSRPLTAEVLVDGDRWAVVRERQDIEALIRADKLPDWLT
- a CDS encoding anthranilate synthase component 1 is translated as MQPLAEGQALALQRRLPAHPDPLALYATLTDNGRRADTFLLERSVGPTLLMDQAAVRIECRGPEVTLFALSNGGEQVLASVARRLDARVVASAPRRLTLRFPGPKGDDAEARLLAPSPLDALRAATGFVPASKEEPFTIAALGVVAFDQADLFETLPANAEDPLGFPDYVFWLAESLIVFEPGARPRALCTAFGPGEAAYHDASRRLAALVERCASVAALPEPPVPTAAEATAVDLDDEAYGAIVSKLRAHIAEGDVYQIVPSRTFRAPCPRPLLSYAAQRRLDPSPYQFFVAGPDHILFGASPETSVRVFGGEGAHEVEVKPIAGTRPRGLTDDEDDRLEAEMRLDQKETAEHMMLVDLARNDVARVSRSGTRRVARLMSVERYARVMHLVSSVTGRLRDGLDALHALQACLNVGTLTGAPKIRATQLLREFEVTKRGPYGGAIGWINGEGLMDTGVVIRSAVVKDGIAYVRAGAGVVYDSDPQREADETRRKASALLSVLAATGAAA
- a CDS encoding GNAT family N-acetyltransferase, whose translation is MTARSIRTATPADLPRLHALVESAYRGDSARMGWTHEADLLGGQRTDEAGLAEILADPRQRMLVAVDEGAIVGCVQISDKGHGTAYLGMLSVDPGRQAGGLGKLLIAAAEHDAQALFGARRIEMTVIRQRPELIAYYERRGYARTGEERPFPLDDPRFGLPRTRDLAFVVLARHLA